From Bacteroidota bacterium, a single genomic window includes:
- a CDS encoding T9SS type A sorting domain-containing protein, which translates to MKSNLSIVSVFLLTIQALYCSGQTNSKYTQSPTSHFNIIKANGGGYYALSTNDSTNLIRLTEDLNVIWSKKLNTTPKYINSNLYQGESTNLYVWGDSLSVVQHGFPVGGSYFKLDSAGNILHFTSFDRGIFAQNFIEHSADELLISGLHIVGNGSIDIDFLKYDSSGTKIFCKERGFTTYSRFSVNFLKTTNNLYRLGVEPDGADGFMAIYEFDQIDERWNKFKTFQFSTGVLTGTNLIELPNGNYFFSNCGYDFPNSSSNYFCIMDTGFNILRQRSYQFNYIPNTTSNDLRISMQAMSTDSQIVIFGKTSSNPSSLCLFKLDLNLDIIWSNSFEGGTDSWPNAILNTSDGGFLLSYTKSNSNYLIKSDSIGQINCMQQFPINISTSSLLPNVYDINFITDNVNANYPPDTMTYTIDSSYFFLDDFCNLVNVNKPISEQSYSISIKNNLLQVKINDESLTIKQVQLFNLYGQVLFNEKFNGFYYNKIIPEIKTGIYIIRIKNGGEIFTKKIFINFE; encoded by the coding sequence ATGAAATCCAATCTATCAATTGTTTCTGTTTTTCTTTTGACCATTCAGGCTTTGTATTGTTCAGGCCAGACAAATTCAAAATATACTCAATCCCCAACTTCCCATTTCAATATTATTAAAGCAAATGGAGGTGGATATTATGCTTTAAGTACAAACGATTCAACAAATCTCATCCGGCTAACTGAAGACTTGAATGTGATCTGGTCAAAGAAATTAAATACAACGCCAAAGTATATTAACTCAAATTTATATCAGGGAGAAAGCACAAATTTATATGTATGGGGCGATTCTCTCAGTGTTGTCCAGCATGGGTTTCCGGTTGGGGGTAGCTATTTTAAATTAGACAGTGCAGGAAATATTCTTCATTTTACTTCTTTTGACAGAGGAATTTTTGCGCAGAATTTTATTGAACACAGTGCCGATGAGTTGCTGATAAGTGGATTACACATTGTAGGAAATGGTTCTATAGATATTGACTTTCTTAAGTATGATTCATCCGGTACAAAAATCTTTTGTAAGGAACGAGGGTTTACAACCTATTCAAGATTCAGTGTGAACTTTTTGAAAACAACAAATAATTTATATCGGTTAGGCGTAGAACCGGATGGCGCAGATGGATTTATGGCCATTTATGAATTTGATCAGATAGATGAAAGATGGAATAAATTTAAAACATTTCAGTTTTCTACAGGCGTTCTCACAGGAACAAATTTAATTGAGCTACCAAATGGAAATTATTTTTTTTCAAATTGCGGGTATGACTTTCCAAATAGCAGTAGCAATTATTTTTGTATAATGGACACAGGATTTAATATTTTAAGACAGCGTTCCTATCAGTTTAATTATATTCCAAATACTACAAGCAACGATCTGAGAATATCTATGCAAGCAATGAGCACAGACAGTCAGATTGTTATTTTTGGGAAAACCAGTTCTAACCCTAGTTCTCTTTGCTTATTTAAGCTCGACCTCAATTTGGATATTATCTGGTCAAATTCTTTTGAAGGAGGAACTGATTCCTGGCCAAATGCGATTCTGAATACTTCAGACGGAGGTTTCCTTTTATCATATACCAAAAGTAATTCGAATTATTTGATCAAAAGTGATTCGATTGGTCAAATTAATTGTATGCAACAATTCCCGATTAATATTTCAACTTCTTCACTTTTACCAAATGTATATGATATAAACTTTATCACAGACAATGTCAATGCAAATTACCCGCCTGATACGATGACCTACACAATCGATTCATCATATTTCTTTTTAGACGACTTCTGCAACTTAGTAAATGTAAATAAACCTATTTCAGAACAATCTTATTCCATTTCAATTAAAAATAACCTTCTTCAGGTCAAAATTAATGATGAATCATTGACTATAAAACAAGTTCAACTATTTAATCTGTATGGCCAGGTTCTATTCAATGAGAAATTTAATGGATTCTATTACAATAAAATTATTCCGGAAATAAAAACAGGAATTTATATTATCCGAATTAAAAATGGCGGAGAAATTTTTACGAAAAAAATATTTATAAATTTCGAATAG
- a CDS encoding DUF4292 domain-containing protein encodes MKNGFLNNLMVRFKLKKFRILVIRSGNVSRRLAQNTQNIRRNIFHFSLFTFHLLFLFVSCKSSKKIVESPSALTKIKGEEVIQVFDSVLVHQFQFNNLTAKASVDYTDRTGDTKSFDINLRMKKDSAVWISITPLLGIEAARLMVTTDSVFMLDRVHKTVLKRDINYFGEMLRTNVNFDMLQSVIVGNYFQYLEKEKLKSIYEEEPYIILSSLNKRQVRRASEEKDPTKPVIQDFWIDGNYRIAKSKITDDKLDRFVEATYKEFTDVSGSLFPSNLVLTISGTTPTIMKINYSKVSQVDSLSLPFSVPEKYDLK; translated from the coding sequence TTGAAAAACGGATTTTTGAATAATCTGATGGTACGATTTAAATTGAAAAAATTTCGGATCCTGGTTATTAGATCCGGAAATGTTTCCCGCAGACTTGCGCAGAATACGCAGAATATCCGCAGAAATATTTTTCACTTTTCACTTTTCACTTTTCACCTTCTGTTTCTTTTTGTTTCCTGTAAGTCGTCTAAGAAAATCGTCGAGTCTCCTTCCGCTTTAACAAAAATCAAAGGCGAAGAAGTCATCCAGGTTTTTGATAGTGTGCTTGTTCATCAGTTTCAGTTTAATAACCTGACGGCGAAAGCAAGTGTCGATTATACTGATCGTACCGGCGATACTAAAAGTTTCGACATCAATCTGAGAATGAAAAAAGATAGCGCTGTTTGGATCTCCATTACACCGCTGCTTGGGATTGAAGCTGCGCGATTGATGGTAACAACAGACAGTGTATTCATGCTTGATCGTGTACATAAAACTGTACTTAAACGGGATATCAATTATTTTGGCGAAATGCTCCGGACGAATGTTAATTTCGATATGTTGCAATCTGTGATCGTTGGAAATTATTTTCAGTATCTGGAGAAAGAAAAACTAAAATCAATTTACGAGGAAGAGCCTTATATTATTTTGAGTTCACTCAACAAGCGTCAGGTAAGAAGAGCTTCTGAAGAAAAGGATCCAACTAAACCTGTCATTCAGGATTTCTGGATCGATGGCAATTACAGAATAGCAAAATCAAAGATCACTGACGATAAACTTGATCGATTTGTTGAAGCAACTTATAAAGAATTTACCGATGTAAGCGGTTCATTGTTCCCAAGCAATCTTGTGCTTACAATTTCCGGAACAACACCAACGATCATGAAGATCAATTACTCAAAAGTGTCGCAGGTGGATTCATTGTCGTTGCCGTTTTCTGTGCCGGAGAAATATGACTTGAAATAA
- a CDS encoding twin-arginine translocase TatA/TatE family subunit, with protein sequence MISSILLGFLGGLGGGEIFLLVVVILIFFGGKRIPELARGLGKGIREFKDAKDGSPTKDDELKK encoded by the coding sequence ATGATCTCATCGATTTTACTTGGATTTCTAGGCGGTCTTGGCGGCGGAGAAATTTTTCTTTTAGTAGTTGTTATCCTCATCTTTTTTGGAGGCAAAAGAATTCCTGAACTTGCCCGTGGACTTGGAAAAGGAATCAGAGAATTTAAAGATGCTAAAGATGGGTCCCCTACAAAGGACGACGAGTTAAAAAAATAA
- the cysC gene encoding adenylyl-sulfate kinase, with amino-acid sequence MFNKTNIVKSIVYRCYSSSITICVAFYLTGSFKKALSIGILDSMFKILSYYFFDSVWHKVVGFKAKPAVIWLTGLSGSGKTTIAKNLMEKFKAKGVVPVLLDGDEIRHAIRQTGYDRDSRRKHNLNVGFIASLFEKQGNIVIVALISPYDDVRNEIRNMCAKFIEVYVSTDLQVCIDRDAKGLYKRAIAGELENFTGISDSYFPPSQPEVVVETATMSIKECTVKILDFYRKQK; translated from the coding sequence TTGTTCAACAAAACAAACATTGTCAAATCAATTGTCTACCGGTGTTACTCTTCATCGATCACAATATGCGTTGCATTTTATCTTACAGGAAGTTTTAAGAAGGCACTTTCAATCGGTATACTTGATTCAATGTTCAAGATCTTGTCTTATTACTTCTTTGATTCAGTGTGGCACAAAGTAGTTGGTTTCAAAGCAAAACCTGCTGTGATCTGGTTAACAGGATTAAGCGGCTCCGGAAAAACTACCATTGCAAAAAACCTGATGGAAAAGTTTAAAGCAAAAGGTGTAGTTCCTGTTTTGCTCGATGGCGATGAAATTAGACACGCTATCCGTCAAACCGGATATGACAGAGATTCAAGAAGAAAGCATAATCTGAATGTCGGCTTTATCGCTTCTTTGTTTGAGAAACAGGGAAACATAGTAATTGTTGCACTCATATCTCCATACGATGATGTTCGGAATGAAATCAGAAATATGTGCGCAAAGTTTATTGAAGTATATGTTTCCACTGACTTGCAGGTATGTATCGACCGTGATGCAAAAGGACTCTACAAAAGAGCCATTGCCGGTGAACTGGAAAACTTTACCGGAATTTCCGACTCTTATTTCCCACCTTCACAACCTGAAGTAGTTGTTGAAACTGCAACAATGTCCATTAAAGAATGTACTGTGAAGATTCTGGATTTTTATCGGAAGCAGAAGTAG
- a CDS encoding peptidoglycan DD-metalloendopeptidase family protein, which yields MLLIRFFSVVWMVMLFSGVSYGQSKKELEKKKNAIQKDIEYTNQLLKQTKKNKSASLNQLVTLNKKITYRSELISTINTEINSVETEIGAVSTNIDSLNSRMVNLKKQYGQMLYFAYRNQSTFSKLMFVFSAESFNQGFKRMQYLRQLSKYRERQHDKIVETQDSLNGKKTKLQTVKQDKKQLLTSQEREKKQLDKEKKEQVHMLNNLTSREKRLRAELKEKARQEQKLADKIEDIIRKEIEMAKAATKRQSNSGASASKRKTEVPNPGAAVLSNTPETIKLSNDFESNRGRLPWPVEQGIISSSFGRHSHPVWKDVVVNNNGVNINSGKGAKARSIFEGKVIRVLLVVDKYAVLIQHGEYFTLYSNLEQVYVKAGDKVITRQPLGVVQTDEEDDKTELHLEVWRGSNKMDPENWIASKR from the coding sequence TTGCTTCTAATCCGCTTTTTCTCAGTGGTTTGGATGGTTATGCTTTTTTCAGGGGTTTCTTACGGTCAATCGAAGAAGGAACTGGAAAAGAAGAAGAATGCGATTCAAAAAGATATTGAATATACTAACCAGCTTTTAAAACAAACGAAGAAAAATAAATCTGCTTCATTGAATCAGTTAGTGACTCTGAACAAAAAGATCACCTACCGGTCTGAACTTATTTCTACCATCAACACGGAAATCAATTCCGTGGAAACGGAGATCGGTGCTGTAAGTACAAATATTGATTCCTTGAATTCGAGAATGGTCAATCTGAAAAAGCAATATGGACAGATGCTTTATTTCGCGTATAGGAATCAAAGTACCTTTTCTAAATTGATGTTTGTTTTTTCTGCAGAAAGTTTTAACCAGGGATTTAAACGCATGCAATACTTGCGACAGTTAAGCAAGTATCGTGAACGTCAGCACGACAAGATCGTGGAGACGCAGGATTCACTTAATGGGAAGAAAACAAAACTGCAGACAGTAAAGCAAGATAAAAAGCAATTACTTACTTCTCAGGAACGTGAGAAAAAACAACTTGATAAAGAGAAGAAAGAGCAAGTGCACATGCTCAATAATCTGACTTCGCGCGAGAAAAGATTGCGTGCGGAATTAAAAGAGAAAGCACGTCAGGAACAAAAACTCGCAGATAAGATCGAAGACATCATCAGGAAAGAAATTGAGATGGCAAAGGCTGCAACGAAACGTCAGTCGAATTCAGGTGCAAGCGCAAGCAAACGAAAAACAGAAGTTCCTAATCCGGGTGCCGCTGTTTTGTCTAACACTCCGGAAACAATCAAACTCAGTAACGATTTCGAAAGCAATCGCGGTCGTTTACCTTGGCCGGTTGAACAGGGAATTATCAGTTCATCCTTCGGACGACATTCTCATCCTGTCTGGAAAGATGTTGTGGTGAATAATAATGGTGTAAACATCAACTCCGGTAAAGGCGCAAAAGCAAGATCGATCTTCGAAGGAAAAGTTATCCGTGTTCTACTCGTAGTCGATAAGTATGCTGTGTTAATTCAGCATGGTGAATACTTTACATTGTACTCCAATCTTGAACAAGTTTATGTAAAAGCCGGCGACAAAGTCATAACCCGTCAGCCTTTAGGAGTCGTTCAAACCGATGAGGAAGACGACAAAACGGAGCTTCACCTGGAGGTTTGGCGCGGAAGTAATAAAATGGATCCTGAAAACTGGATTGCCTCAAAAAGATAG